A stretch of DNA from Ovis aries strain OAR_USU_Benz2616 breed Rambouillet chromosome 14, ARS-UI_Ramb_v3.0, whole genome shotgun sequence:
AACCTGGTTTCCACCCTGAGCCCTGCTGAGCCCTGCTGACCCCTCAAGCCAGGCCTGGCGCCCTGtccagcctgcttcctgcttcacTGAGCTTTTCTTGCCATGTGGTTGGCCCCTACTACCCCAGCTCCTCCACCCTCCTCGAGTCCACCCTCCCAGTACCGAGGGGTGCCCCCTGCTCCTATGTCTGGGCCCCAGAGTTGTCCTCCAAACCTTTGTGGTCATGTTGGGCTGTGTCCTGCCAGGCTGACCCCTCTGCTTAACCCTGAATGTGTTATGACTGTAAGTTTTTGTGGGCTTTCTAGGTCAAGGTGATGGACTGAACACATGCATCTTACTTGGTCCAGAAACCCACTGAAACCACAGGGAGCGTTTGAAACACTAacctttgggaattccctggcagtacagtggtcaGGCGCcacttgccagggtccagccctggtggatccagggtaattcgaaggggagacggaatcggcgtcctaggaaaaaacttatttaattacagatataaagagagattagaaatggatagtgtagtaggaaatattagtggagaaaaagaggctgaataacttggtttacgtgggataccaataaaattccaagacaaggaatttgcaccatctacgttgggccactggcgccacttgaatatcagaaggtgcccctccttgggctccttctcgagtggaacttaaaagccggggcaagtaaATAGACATGGTGAgcacccacactccagatgggaattcagccagaaaaactgGGAGCAACAAAGAATGACAcgggggaaccagtctttccagaaactgatctgatttctttattttttaggtttgcttatataccttttgttacacagagacaaatggaaattttaaagtcacgcgggagtcagcagtcctgacctttatcaaaagcaggtgcttcacataaatgtataaaaaaaagtcttagggattttacatcatcttctggccatgaggcctgctgacattttacgactctttctgataacggtcagttaaccagaaaacttattttttccaagggtgttttttcctaaaccaggcgccaccctatgaaggtaccagataaagttgcattcctatagggtgagggtgtagtgggttacaactaagaaaggaatttatttaacctaaggttaacatgattaatcttaaaggttaatacttatttctcctatatgctagttatattcattataagggcagggaatatggagatttagcagcaaacatcagcccaacaaatgaaaacccttcaccaatgttccccttaagatctatttagtcttaagatagtgctaaagttacatttttgcatagcaaggacacagtgatttgtAACAAAGTaaagtgatctataacaaaagagaaaattcattaactcaaaaggtctagtattgctaacatcaaaaactactatatttccttttctatattccaaatacattaatatattcccaggtgcctaaggatatggaggcctggcggcaatcaatgactcaacaatgagaaaagccctatgctaaccaagactttcaaaatactccaaactctctgtgctgtttatggttgtcacacaagctagtccatcagcagagaggtttgacctgagacacccttgtcacacccagggcagggaattagcaattattggcacaacaaatgaaaaacccttcaccaatataattcctaaccaacccactataccaataatttctaacttccccaaAGATCTGCCTTTAgaaagtctaaaacatctcgtgcctccacgattgggaggctgtaaacaattacatgtggccagacgaaactgtacaggcaggctagataaccttcagaggaattcataagttgaaacactcttgtcacgcccaggaatttttattgacttggagctgtaagttaactccttctcagagaggTAATGGCGggtcagccccccgtaaagtcagaggtgtataGGTGAGAGtgtgaaacagtaaagtaggcagactctggtttgaggggtagatgctcgggaacagggggtttcctgaggctcgatcccgccttgccaaagcctccttcctcatgacctttgccatgggcggagttcctcatgctggctcctggcatcaAGCTTCCATTGCTgggggcccagggttcaatccctagttggggaactaggatcccacattctGCGTGGTGTggccaataagtaaataaaatacaaacccGCAAGTAGGATCGTGAAAGAGGAGGCAATGGCATGCGGAAGCTAGAAGCGGGTGGAAATCGAGGCGCTAGTACCGATTTGGGGAAAAGCCAAATACTGAGTTGGCGCTGGCGGACGTGCAGGGTGATCCCACCAGGCTCACGCTGTAGAAATCCAGAAGGCTTGAAAACCAGCAGCCCTCTGGAAGGGTAGACCCAAAACAAACATGACTGAGGGAAAGCTCCCGAATAGGCTGTTAGAGCTCCAGCTCTCCCCACATGGTAGATGGTGGAAGAGCCCTTTCTTTGCAGGACTGATCTAGCTGAAGGCACGTCTGAGAGTCTGAGAATATAGATTACGGGACAGTTTCCTCATCAGCAGATGAGTGCCTGCTGTCCCCACACACCCGCAGGGCGCTCAGTAGTAGTCGAATGACGGACCCCAGTGCCATCCTCGCTGGAGAAATTCCTGGGGAAGGCGGAGAACGCCCATGGGTTAGGCTAGCCTTCCCGGCAGCCCCCTGCTTCCTCCTGGGACCCCGAGAGGCGAGTCTCTGGGAAACTTCCGGCCGCCCGGGAGGGCAGGGCCACGCTCCGGCGGTCGCCTTGGAAATAGCGGGAGGCGGGCCGCTGTGCTCCCGCGGTAACCAGGGCGACCGCCCGCGCCCAGAAGGAAGTTGCAGGGAGAGCTCCCGGGCGGAGCGCCAGCCTGATTGGCCGAGAGGTCACGCCCCGCCCTGCCTCACCTCTCGGCCAATAGGTGCCGGCCTGCTGTGCTCATGCGCAACGTCCGGAGGTCCCGTCCATCTCTGCAGTTGGTGAGTCTTCGGGAGCGGGTGCAAAGGGAGAGCGGCGGCTGGGACAGGGCGGGAGCCCCCCGAAGCCCGCGGCGCCGCAGATGCCACTCGGAGGAAAGGGGCGCCCCTCAGTCTTTCGAGGCCTCCGAGAAACAGCACCTGCTCCGAGGCCGCTCCTCTGCTCGCGTGCTGAGGCTCATGGGAAACGTAGTCCgacgggagggggcggggcctcggggCAGACGTGTGATTGGCCAGGGCGGCGTCGCCGAGGCAACGCGCGAAAGGCAGGCTGATGGGGcagcgggaggggcggggcctcagAGCAGACGCGTGATTGGCCAGGGCCGCGTCGCCGGGGCAACGCTCGAGGGGCTGGCCCATGTTGGGGGGACCCCGCGGAAGGGGGCGGGGCCGCTCACCTCAGTGGCTCGGGATGGCGGGGTGAGCGCCGGCGGGCTAGGCGCACGAGCCCTTCCCGCCGCCGCCCGATGCGCGCGGGCCCCTCCCGCCGCCACCCGACGCGCGCGGGGCGCCCTGCCCCCGAGCCTTCATCTGGGCCCCTCCTCCGTCTGTGGCGCCGTCCCTTCCTTGCGGAGGACCCCCGTCTGTGGAAGTCTAGCTTTGGGGGTAGGGCCCGGTCCAGCCTGTCGGAGAGGCCCCCCCCCCCATGTGGACGCGTCTCCCTGCGGACCCTCAGGGCCGGGACGCGGTGGCCCGCGGAGCGCCCCATACAGCCCTAGGCTGTGGTTTACTTGGCTTCCGCCTTTCACAAGTACGGTCCACACGGTGTGAGTCACGCACAGCTGTCCGGTGTCAGCGATCACGGTGTCTCAGGGTCCACGTCGGCCCCTGCTTCGGCCGTGGCGCAGGTCAGCTTCTCGGGGTGCTTCTGTTGAATCAACGTGACCCGGAGATGGAGGAGACGGGTAGCCTGTTCTCACCCTGGCTCCCCCACTCTCGGCTTCTCGGCCTGAGCCTGGAAGCCTGGGGTAGTTCCCCTGGCCTTGCGCTCAGCATCATCTAGCTGTTCCCTGGAAGCTCCATCCGACTCCAAGTGGTTCCCAAGGCTTCCTTCTGCTCTTAGTTCCAGCTCTTGTGACCTTTCCTTCCACGAAACTTTCCTCAGTTCAGCGTCGAGCATCCCCACACTAGGGTCCTCTCTGTCCAGACatcagcagcaccaccaccacccctgggCTGGGGCTGTCTGCACGCAGCTGCCTCACCTTGGCTGTGGCCTTGTGGCTGGCACTCTGACCCCTCTTTCCTGCAGGTGGCTCCAAGAAGATTCCCCTCACAATGCCATCCTCACTGGGTCCCCCGAGTCTGCCTTCTCTGGACCCCGAGGCCACCCCAGAGGATCCTGAGATGGCACGCCAGCGCTTCCGGGGCTTCTGCTACCAGGAGGTGGCCGGTCCCCGGGTGGCCCTGGCCCGGCTGCAGTTTCTGTGCCGCCAGTGGCTCCAGCCCGAGGCGCACTCCAAGGAGGAGATACTGGACCTGCTGGTGCTAGAGCAGTTCCTGGGGGCGCTGCCCCCTGAGATTCAGGCCTGGGTGCGGGGCCAGCAGCCAGGCAGCCCTGAGGAGGCCGTTGTCCTGGTCGAAGACCTACAGCGTGACCCTGGGCAGCTGCTGGGCTGGGTgagtgtggtggtggtggcttctctgagGGACAGAGTGAACCTAGCACCCCAATGACCCTCCCTCCCCCCGCAGATTACAGCGCACGTCCTGAAGCAAGCTGTGCTCCCAGCCACACAGAAGACAGAGGAGTCGCTGGGGGGTGTCCACCCCTCAGGGACAGTGGAGTCCCTCAGGGAAGCCTCTGGGGAGGCGCCAAAGGGTGCCCAGATGGAGGGCAGTGCCCACCTCAGATGCAGCGTgaaggaggagcctgatggctacgtgcaggagacaggtgaggtgcGGGTGCACAAGGGCTGGGGCCCCTTGAGAGTGTGAGGGGGGAGTCCAGGAGAGGTTGTGTGGAGACTGGGGGCTCCTGGAGTGGGTCTGGCATCCCCAGGTGGGAGGCGGGCCCCACAAGGACTGGGTCCCTCGGAGGCTGGAGGGAAGGGCTGGCTGGCTGCCTGCCGTGTGCCTGGCACACAAAGAGCATGCCTTCCTGCTGCCAGAGGAGGGCCCAGGCTACAGCACCAACGCCAGCTCCTTGCCTGCCCTGGCTCGCAGGGACAGCCCCTGACCCCTGCCTGCCTGGCTTCCTAGCATCCTccagccccccacctccagcccagtCCCACAAGGAGCACGTCGAACAACAGGAACCGACCTCCGCACCCTTCCAGCCACCCCGGCTTCAGGTGAGCAGCCCCCGGTTGGCGAGTGCAGCCCCGCTGCAGGAAGAGGGTGTCCTCAGGGGCTGCTCTCTGTCCTGCCGGCTGTCCAGGCTCCTTGGCGAGTGCTTCTTGTCCTCTCTGCTGCCGCGAAGTGGAGTTGGTATCAGGGTACCCCTGGCAGGGCGTGGGGGACAGAACAGTGCTTGGAAAGAATTCTGGTCTCAGGGAACTGGGAACCTGGTTTAGAGTGATGGGAACTGGCAGAGGTGGGCTTCGCACTTAGACGTGAGACGGAGGTTGGCAGGAGTCCTGTGCCGGCACCCGGGGTGAACCCTCATGGGCATGTGCAGAGCGGACAGGGTCCCCAGTGTGGCAGGAAAGCCTGAGTGACACCCAGCAGTCTGGCCTCCCTGCACACCCGAGGTCAGAATAGAGACACTCTTACCAGGAAATGGCCCGGGAACTTCATCCAAGGCCAGTCAGCCCTCAGCTGCAGCCAGCTGGGCGTGGAAGCCCCTGCCACTCAGGGCTTGGGTCCTGAGTGCAGGCAGCAGGGTCTTGTCCTTTCCCAGTGACACTGTTCCTAACCCTTTCCGCACTGAGAAGCTCGAGAGGACCCAGCCGCAGCCTGAAGGCCCAGTTGCATCAACCACAGCCGGCCGGGCTGTGTCTGGAGGTGCGAGGCCGTGCCTGCCCTCTGGCTCTCCAGCCTCCCTGCAAGTTTGCTGAGGCCCTGGGCACTTTCCCTGAGGATCTCTGTTACCCTTGAAACCAGAGGCAGGGGAGAGGTGGTTGGGGTCCCCACCATTCCCTGGCCTTTTGCTCCATGCAGCACACGCAGTCCCAGGGCCATCCAGGGGTCCTCAGCTTCCTTCTGTGCGGCCAGAACCTGGGGTGGGGCAGCTGAGGGTGACTGGTGAGCCAAGAGGCAGCTCCCTTCCTGGGCCTGCATCTGCGGCACTCAGTGGTGAAGCAGGTGAGGCTTAGGTAACCTGCCACCCCTCAGGGGACCAGCAAGGCTCTGGCCAGGATCGGCCTGGTGGGTGCGGGGTCGACAGTTCTGTGGGTGATGGGTTGTGTCCCTGCAGGAGTGGGGGCTCCTGGAGCCGTCCCAGAAGGAGCTGAACTGGGATGCGATGCTGGAGAAGTACGGCACGGTGGTGTCCCTGGGTGAGGCCCCCTCTCCTTCTCTGGGCCCTTGGGCGCACCTTGCCTCCCAGCGCTTCCCAAGGGCCCCCCGTCCCCTTATTCGTGCGAACCCCTCACCTGATGGGCCCCCTACCTCAAGCAGGGTTGACGCACCCCCTGCCTGAGTCGCGCACCGAGTTGCAGCCGGAGGGGCTGAGCTCCGGATCCGGATCCGAGGGTCGGAGAAGCCTCCGCCCAGGTGAGTGACCTCTCAAGGTCCCTTGGTGGGGGTAGGCGTGCAGGTGCGGGtagggcaggggcgggggtggaggaTGGGGGCGGGCGGGGCGCCCAGGCGGCCCCGGCTGGACAGTGCTGGGTCCCCAGGTGACCTGGCCTCCTCTGCTCCCCAGGAGATGAGAGCGAGGGCCGGCCCGGCGGCCCCgaggccccgccgccgccgccgccgccgccgaggaGCAAGCCCTACACGTGCACTCAGTGTGGCGGGGCCTTCGACTGGAAGTCGGTGTTCGTCATCCACCGCCGCGCGCATGCCGGCGGCCCGTGCGCAGAGAAGCCGCCGGCCGGCCCGCCCCCGCGCGCGCTCCCGGGCCCACGCGGCTACGCCTGTGAGGAGTGCGGCCACAGCTTCAGCTGGAAGTCGCAGCTGGTTATCCATCGCAAGGGCCACGCCAGCCAGCGGCGCCACCTCTGCGCCGACTGCGGCCACAGCTTCGACTGGAAGTCCCAGCTGGTCATCCACCGCAAGAGCCACCGGCCCGAGGCCCCTTGAGTGCAGGAAGGGTGGCCTCCCCATCCCTGCGCCGGTACGGCCTGGAGACCTGGAGGCCGCCCAGGACCCTGGAGCAGGTCAGAGTCCCAGGGGATCCCCCGGCCCCCCTCAGTCTCCCCCCGGAGCCAATGCTCCCCgtctcctgcctcccccaccgCAGCTTTCTGAGAGGCTTGGGCTCCAGGCCTCCGCCAGCCCAGTGCCGCCAGGGGACTTGCAAGCTCCCACCGGTGACCTAGTGCAGGCTCCCCCGACCTCTGGGACCACTTGGCTTGGTGACCAGGCCTCTCCCACTCCTCCT
This window harbors:
- the ZNF446 gene encoding zinc finger protein 446 isoform X1 encodes the protein MWTRLPADPQGRDAVARGAPHTALGCGLLGFRLSQVRSTRCESRTAVRCQRSRCLRVHVGPCFGRGAGGSKKIPLTMPSSLGPPSLPSLDPEATPEDPEMARQRFRGFCYQEVAGPRVALARLQFLCRQWLQPEAHSKEEILDLLVLEQFLGALPPEIQAWVRGQQPGSPEEAVVLVEDLQRDPGQLLGWITAHVLKQAVLPATQKTEESLGGVHPSGTVESLREASGEAPKGAQMEGSAHLRCSVKEEPDGYVQETGTAPDPCLPGFLASSSPPPPAQSHKEHVEQQEPTSAPFQPPRLQEWGLLEPSQKELNWDAMLEKYGTVVSLGLTHPLPESRTELQPEGLSSGSGSEGRRSLRPGDESEGRPGGPEAPPPPPPPPRSKPYTCTQCGGAFDWKSVFVIHRRAHAGGPCAEKPPAGPPPRALPGPRGYACEECGHSFSWKSQLVIHRKGHASQRRHLCADCGHSFDWKSQLVIHRKSHRPEAP
- the ZNF446 gene encoding zinc finger protein 446 isoform X3, producing the protein MPSSLGPPSLPSLDPEATPEDPEMARQRFRGFCYQEVAGPRVALARLQFLCRQWLQPEAHSKEEILDLLVLEQFLGALPPEIQAWVRGQQPGSPEEAVVLVEDLQRDPGQLLGWITAHVLKQAVLPATQKTEESLGGVHPSGTVESLREASGEAPKGAQMEGSAHLRCSVKEEPDGYVQETGTAPDPCLPGFLASSSPPPPAQSHKEHVEQQEPTSAPFQPPRLQEWGLLEPSQKELNWDAMLEKYGTVVSLGLTHPLPESRTELQPEGLSSGSGSEGRRSLRPGDESEGRPGGPEAPPPPPPPPRSKPYTCTQCGGAFDWKSVFVIHRRAHAGGPCAEKPPAGPPPRALPGPRGYACEECGHSFSWKSQLVIHRKGHASQRRHLCADCGHSFDWKSQLVIHRKSHRPEAP
- the ZNF446 gene encoding zinc finger protein 446 isoform X2, whose product is MWTRLPADPQGRDAVARGAPHTALGCGLLGFRLSQVRSTRCESRTAVRCQRSRCLRVHVGPCFGRGAGGSKKIPLTMPSSLGPPSLPSLDPEATPEDPEMARQRFRGFCYQEVAGPRVALARLQFLCRQWLQPEAHSKEEILDLLVLEQFLGALPPEIQAWVRGQQPGSPEEAVVLVEDLQRDPGQLLGWITAHVLKQAVLPATQKTEESLGGVHPSGTVESLREASGEAPKGAQMEGSAHLRCSVKEEPDGYVQETASSSPPPPAQSHKEHVEQQEPTSAPFQPPRLQEWGLLEPSQKELNWDAMLEKYGTVVSLGLTHPLPESRTELQPEGLSSGSGSEGRRSLRPGDESEGRPGGPEAPPPPPPPPRSKPYTCTQCGGAFDWKSVFVIHRRAHAGGPCAEKPPAGPPPRALPGPRGYACEECGHSFSWKSQLVIHRKGHASQRRHLCADCGHSFDWKSQLVIHRKSHRPEAP